The following are from one region of the Aspergillus chevalieri M1 DNA, chromosome 1, nearly complete sequence genome:
- the csn12 gene encoding protein csn12 (COG:D;~EggNog:ENOG410PG8H;~InterPro:IPR036388,IPR000717;~PFAM:PF01399), which translates to MASIFNDFKQGHKELSGPRLAASLTPVAPPEYPDRLRSFYACSNGANLHSDLRYLLFQANGPKLPKQEQNAWIEIFSAYWKAAGEILKFDDGRGSWVGVFNAWNQVSSVLGRGYTNAGIEAWTIPCLYVVGKYVRTFAIRADAELASQGSVAFNDRFQDDISFDSEKSAKLEEAARVINKLFTICLNDRAPSIEESRKWGVYNMISLTFKTHFKLNSIGLCKSLLRALNASSADLPPLEAFPKSHIVTFEYYVGVIHFLDEDYAEAEKHLAHAWKLCHWNAIKNRELILMYLVPCHIVTTHTLPSKELLAPFPRLEKLFRPLCDCIRNGDLGNFDAAMSAGEDEFVKRRIYLPLERGRDIALRNLFRKVFVAGGFEEPKDDQPPIRRTRVPVAEFAAAVRIGTHATDRVRVDIDEVECLLSNLIYKGLMKGYIARERGMVVLSKGGTAFPGTGV; encoded by the exons CGAATACCCCGATCGTCTCCGGTCGTTCTACGCTTGCTCCAACGGCGCGAATCTTCATTCGGATCTTCGATACCTTCTTTTCCAGGCCAATGGACCGAAGCTTCCGAAACAAGAACAGAATGCGTGGATCGAAATCTTCTCGGCCTACTGGAAAGCTGCGGGGGAGATACTGAAGTTCGATGATGGACGCGGTAGCTGGGTCGGAGTATTCAATGCGTGGAATCAGGTATCCAGTGTCTTGGGCCGAGGTTACACGAATGCAGGTATTGAGGCGTGGACCATACCATGCTTGTATGTCGTTGGGAAATACGTCCGGACGTTCGCGATTAGAGCAGACGCAGAACTAGCTTCTCAAGGCTCGGTTGCATTCAACGATCGTTTCCAAGATGATATCTCGTTTGACTCGGAGAAGAGTGCAAAGCTTGAGGAGGCGGCTCGTGTGATTAACAAGCTTTTCACAATTTGTCTCAATGACAG GGCTCCTAGTATCGAGGAATCGCGAAAATGGGGTGTCTACAACATGATTAGTTTGACATTCAAAACACACTTCAAG CTCAATTCGATTGGGCTCTGCAAGAGCTTACTCCGCGCCCTGAACGCTTCGTCGGCAGACCTTCCTCCATTGGAAGCTTTTCCTAAGTCCCACATCGTTACTTTCGAATATTATGTCGGAGTAATTCACTTCTTGGATGAGGATTATGCAGAG GCGGAGAAACATCTGGCACATGCGTGGAAACTATGTCATTGGAACGCAATCAAGAACAGAGA ATTGATCTTGATGTATCTGGTGCCTTGTCATATCGTCACAACACATACTCTGCCTAGCAAAGAACTGCTTGCTCCATTCCCTCGGCTCGAGAAATTATTCCGTCCACTTTGTGACTGCATCAGGAATGGAGACCTCGGTAATTTTGATGCAGCCATGTCTGCCGGGGAGGATGAGTTTGTCAAGAGACGTATCTACCTCCCGCTTGAGAGGGGACGCGATATCGCATTACGGAACCTATTTCGGAAGGTCTTCGTCGCAGGGGGTTTTGAAGAACCGAAAGATGATCAACCTCCTATTCGACGAACCCGCGTTCCTGTCGCTGAATTTGCAGCAGCTGTAAGGATTGGTACTCATGCAACCGACAGAGTCCGCGTCGACATTGATGAAGTTGAATGTCTCCTGTCGAATCTCATATACAAG GGTCTTATGAAGGGTTATATTGCACGTGAACGCGGCATGGTTGTTCTGAGCAAGGGTGGCACTGCGTTCCCTGGAACAGGAGTTTAG
- a CDS encoding BTB/POZ domain-containing protein (COG:S;~EggNog:ENOG410PMED;~InterPro:IPR000210,IPR011333;~PFAM:PF00651;~go_function: GO:0005515 - protein binding [Evidence IEA]), with translation MISTKRPLPPENTSKYRPGKTCSRTRNPVREERESRRPERRHKPSSPQDRSPSDSPIVTLSVGPEKRLFACHEDVLCASPYFATFCRERFGISARAKRIELPNEQPEVLSCVLEYLYRADYTPRLVHNARREQWELEDMGTDSEGQSHGATMFHQAAGGVILRDTAVYCAAEKYTLEPLKRLALRKQGLHTGIQCSTILTSARYAYANTPDTESKLRAHYLALIIRSRSTFKRSGTMQMQMEEGGKLFFDLFVAMCNHMDDLSAMAKRDR, from the exons atgatCTCAACTAAGCGCCCACTGCCCCCAGAGAACACCTCCAAGTATCGCCCCGGCAAGACCTGCTCCCGAACTAGAAATCCCGTCCGAGAAGAACGAGAGTCCAGGCGACCAGAAAGGCGACACAAACCCAGTAGCCCACAGGATCGAAG CCCCTCAGACTCCCCAATCGTAACCCTTAGCGTCGGTCCCGAAAAGCGCCTCTTCGCCTGCCACGAAGACGTCCTCTGCGCATCGCCGTACTTTGCAACCTTCTGTCGCGAGCGATTCGGTATTTCGGCAAGAGCCAAACGGATCGAGCTCCCTAATGAACAACCAGAGGTTCTATCATGTGTTCTGGAGTACCTGTACAGGGCCGACTATACGCCCAGACTAGTTCATAATGCGCGACGGGAGCAGTGGGAGCTGGAAGATATGGGGACAGACAGTGAGGGACAGAGCCATGGTGCTACGATGTTCCATCAGGCGGCTGGAGGTGTGATTTTGAGGGATACAGCTGTCTA CTGTGCCGCAGAAAAATACACTCTCGAGCCTCTAAAACGCCTCGCGCTACGCAAGCAGGGCCTCCACACGGGCATCCAATGCAGCACGATCCTCACCAGCGCGCGCTACGCCTACGCTAACACGCCCGATACCGAGTCGAAGCTTCGAGCGCACTATCTTGCGCTGATTATCCGGAGTCGGTCGACGTTTAAGAGGAGTGGGActatgcagatgcagatggaggaggggggaAAGTTGTTttttgatttgtttgttgCGATGTGTAATCATATG GATGATCTTTCGGCTATGGCTAAGCGGGACCGTTGA
- a CDS encoding ubiquitin-protein ligase RMD5 (BUSCO:EOG09263QPR;~COG:O;~EggNog:ENOG410PIAN;~InterPro:IPR024964,IPR027370,IPR037683,IPR013144, IPR044063,IPR006594,IPR027711,IPR013083;~PFAM:PF10607,PF13445;~TransMembrane:1 (o302-319i);~go_function: GO:0004842 - ubiquitin-protein transferase activity [Evidence IEA];~go_function: GO:0005515 - protein binding [Evidence IEA]) has protein sequence MDTVQKEHNRLLKKLKGSQSIQNVQSTIDLLQSARDTIASDPTQASITMAKLQDPVKSSFDSINDSLKESHSSLNKYSKALDKFFKDRPLPSTEHDALSSQEHLINRAIAMHLLREGQFSVAATFLSELAETKSRNSQQTTEYKPANDATSLLDIDEAPSDQVRKQFVKMYNILHELKENKNLLPAIEWTRENRDALETRGSNLEFDLCRLQFVWLFNCEQYPGAPLSAGRQAALEYAKREFHVFLPRYMREVQQLIGAMAFCPNLQSSPYRNIFNNPTAWSDVSLSFTREFCSLMGLSADSPLYIATTAGAIALPTLLKLQTIMKAKRTEWTTQHELPVEIPLPPSYLFHSIFVCPVSKEQATDQNPPMMMPCGHVIAEESLKRLCKGSRFKCPYCPNESHPREARKIFM, from the exons ATGGACACCGTTCAAAAAGAGCACAACCGactgctcaagaagctgaaaGGCTCGCAGAGTATTCAAAATGTGCAGTCTACGATAGACTTGCTTCAGTCGGCTCGGGATACGATCGCATCTG ATCCAACCCAGGCATCGATTACCATGGCGAAGCTCCAGGATCCTGTCAAATCATCATTCGATTCTATTAACGACAGTCTCAAAGAAAGTCATAGCAGTCTTAACAAATACAGCAAAGCGCTAGACAAG TTCTTCAAAGACAGGCCACTTCCGAGCACCGAACATGACGCCCTTTCCTCCCAAGAACACCTGATTAATCGAGCCATCGCAATGCACCTTCTACGGGAAGGCCAGTTCTCTGTTGCTGCAACGTTCCTCTCCGAATTAGCCGAAACGAAATCCCGAAATTCACAACAGACGACAGAATATAAGCCCGCGAACGATGCGACGAGCCTCCTCGATATTGACGAAGCTCCGTCCGATCAAGTCCGGAAGCAGTTTGTCAAGATGTACAACATACTGCATGAGCTGAAGGAGAACAAGAACTTGCTGCCGGCCATCGAATGGACAAGGGAGAACAGAGACGCTCTTGAGACAAGGGGCAGCAACCTCGAATTCGACCTGTGTCGGCTACAATTCGTCTGGCTCTTTAACTGCGAACAATACCCCGGGGCACCCCTTTCGGCCGGACGGCAAGCGGCTCTGGAATATGCCAAGCGCGAGTTTCATGTCTTTTTGCCTCGATATATGCGGGAAGTGCAGCAATTGATAGGAGCGATGGCGTTTTGCCCGAACTTGCAAAGCTCACCTTACCGGAATATCTTCAATAATCCGACTGCCTGGAGCGACGTCTCCTTATCGTTCACGCGCGAGTTCTGCTCACTGATGGGCCTTTCGGCAGATTCGCCATTGTACATAGCTACTACTGCTGGTGCAATTGCTCTTCCAACGTTACTGAAGCTGCAGACAATCATGAAAGCCAAGCGGACCGAGTGGACAACGCAACATGAGTTGCCT GTCGAAATCCCACTTCCACCATCGTATCTCTTCCATTCTATCTTTGTCTGTCCCGTGTCCAAAGAACAAGCCACTGACCAAAACCCGCCGATGATGATGCCTTGCGGGCATGTTATTGCAGAGGAGTCACTCAAGCGGCTGTGCAAGGGCAGCCGGTTCAAGTGTCCTTACTGTCCCAATGAGAGTCATCCTCGCGAAGCACGGAAGATATTCATGTAA